The following DNA comes from Papaver somniferum cultivar HN1 chromosome 4, ASM357369v1, whole genome shotgun sequence.
CACCATGTCGAGACAATTCCAAGTTCTCTAATGGATGATGACCATGGTGAAACTGCCGAGGTACACATTACAGGTGATTGTGATAATGTCGAAGGTGAAATTGCTatagtttcagggaagaaaagatCCATAGTGTGGAaccactttgaaaagaaaaagataaaagggGAAGACAAAGCAGTTTGCAAATATTGTCATAAACCATTAGGAGGAAAAAGCACAAATGGGACTAAGCATCTACACGCACACATGAAAAGATGTCCTCTACGTAAACAGCAAGATATAAGACAATCAATAATCACTCCGAGTAAAAAAAGTGACGGAAGAAGTCAGCTTAACACGTACAGTTTTGATCAATCGTTCGCTAGGAAGGAACTTGCTTATATGATAATCATACACGAGTATCCGCTTTCCATCGTTGAACATGCCGGATTTAGACGATATTCAAATGCGCTTCAACCGTTGTTTAAGGTGGTATCTCGGACCACAATTAAAAGGGATATCCTTAAAATctatgatgaagaaaaaaataaaacaatggaGGTGCTACAAAAACATCAAGGTAAAATTGCGTTGACTACTGATATGTGGACTAGTAAGCAAAAAAAAGGATACATGGTTATTACGGCTCATTTCATCGATGAATCGTGGATCTTGTAAAGCCGAATTATCAGGTACGCGTATTCATTTAATGATTTCAGGCATTGGATATGCACGTCATAAATGAAAAATCACTACCATTAATTTTGTTACTGATTAATTACTAGTTGCTACGTAGTACGGTCTAATCAACCATCtgaattttattttgtattaggTTTATGTATGTGCCATGTCCGCACACGGCTGAAGTCCTGTCAGCCGCATTGATGGAGTGTCTGCTAGACTGGAATATCGATGGTAAAGTATCCACTCTTACTGCAGATAATTGTTCCACTAATGATCTTATGATCCAACTTCTCCTAGAAAAATTATCAAGTAACTTACTTTCGGGTGGAGATATTTTTCATATGCGTCGTTGTGCACACATATTAGCTCTTATAGTCAAGAAAGGATTAGAGGGGATCAAAGGAGCAATCGAATTGATTCGTAATAGTGTTGCTTACTGGAAAGCAACACCAAAACGAGTTGAGAAATTTGAAGAGGCCGCCCGTCAACTAAATATTTCGAGTATAAATAAGTTAGTTCTTGATTGTGAGACAAGATGGAACTCAACATACCTGATGCTTAATACTGCTATTAAGTATCAGAAGGTTTTTGCTCGACTTAAGCAACGTGAGCCACAGTATGATTGTTTGCCAGATGATGAAGATTGGTTGTTGGCAAAGGAAATGTGCGACAAACTTAAGATATTTTATACCTTCACAGAGAAGTTTTCCGGAGTAAAATATCCTACCACCAaccttttctttccaagtttttgtGATATTAGATTGTCATTAAATAAGTGGAAAAAATCTAAAGTTGGTGTGATTAAGGAAATGGCATATGAAATGATAGAGAAGTTTGAAGAGTATTGGTTTGTGATCAATGGAGTAATGGCCGTAGCAATTATGTTAGATCCAAGATTTAAGATGAAATTGATTGAGTTTTATTTTCCACAAATTTATGGTCAAGCTTTTTCAAAAATCGAAATTGATCGAGTACGCGATTTATGCGTTGATTTGGCGACAGAGTATGAACTGAAAGTAAAATTTGCTGAAACATCTGTTAGCCAAAATGATTTGTCTTTCACTTCAGAGATGCATGGTTTTAACGATGACGTAGATCCTTTGGAAAAGTTTGATATGTTTGTCTCTAATACTGCTCCTACTAGTACTGTTAAGTCAGAATTAACCAATTACTTAGAAGAAAATCTTTTACCTAGGATTGGTAATTTTGACATACTAGCATGGTGGAAGACAAATGGAATTAAATATCCAGTCTTGCAGTGTATGGCTAGAGATATTTTAGCGATTCCAGTTTCAATGGTAGCTTCCGAATCAGCTTTTAGTACCGGAGGTAGATTTGTGAGTGTCCAACGTAATAGACTTCATCCAAAAACGTTGGAAGCTTTGATGTGCGCTTAAGATTGGCTACGGGATATGCTGAATGGTAatgaaattctctttttattgaaatgttttttttttacatttaatacatcattatggttatatgatacactttcttattttggctaggtggatcaaaattcgatggtgaaacattttgggaagaaactgaagcagacgatgaggtgatcaacatggaggaagatacttgataagaaataattaagaactaaaatgagtgatgctcgtttgtagaccaatttgtttttctttgcttgttttacgatgaatttatgagtttgaaattttaaattattattattattatcggttgaacttaggtattgatcattaaattaactcatcatatttgagcttaatgttatggataacccgtaaaaaacccgccccgtacgggtatttcccatacccgccccatcccagatcaagcgggtaatgggaaggtgtggttttttttttttgaacggggcagtgactgggatacaAGATCCCCGCCCCAATACctgccccatgaccatccctataAGCAATGCTGAGATTATGCTGATTCTTTatagaagaggaaaaaaaaatgacTGTTGaaatgtgggaccagccacgtgtACACAACTAACGTGGAAGAAGAGGCGAGTTGGCATGTGAGTTGGATGATTTAACTGATGATATGGAGATTAACTGTATGTTAGCAGTTTTTTAAAAAAACAGTCAAAACATGAATATATTTGTAAAAATGAAAAAACGGGTACATTTGTATGCGCCTAAAAAAATAGGGGTACATCTGCCAttatttaatttttcatttttcattttgccTTTTGTAAACCACGTGCTGTGCCTTACAGATGCACTGAGTCACCA
Coding sequences within:
- the LOC113274501 gene encoding zinc finger BED domain-containing protein DAYSLEEPER-like, with the protein product MTTISTRGESEQSEHHVETIPSSLMDDDHGETAEVHITGDCDNVEGEIAIVSGKKRSIVWNHFEKKKIKGEDKAVCKYCHKPLGGKSTNGTKHLHAHMKRCPLRKQQDIRQSIITPSKKSDGRSQLNTYSFDQSFARKELAYMIIIHEYPLSIVEHAGFRRYSNALQPLFKVVSRTTIKRDILKIYDEEKNKTMEVLQKHQGKIALTTDMWTSKQKKGYMVITAHFIDESWIL